A region of Sugiyamaella lignohabitans strain CBS 10342 chromosome A, complete sequence DNA encodes the following proteins:
- the pcp1 gene encoding pericentrin Pcp1, which translates to MYSKNSAGAGGGTASRSGGGGATGRKFYFKDIDASLDTTPSIPRRTVLSGLGQTGHPKLLSTPGSSESSKRQSAAATGATGTGREFTPLLRTVAKPENAKIPQGFESYRKPDPLLFDEYQDTVSLESFDKSAMYSSRKKKHAGVESLLQTNRGKENKLLGESSIPLKEQEKVIYEQKNLIFDLQLRINLLEQCTPENVHEVAMQNADLKQEIIKYRTELESLKLRLEQMEREKAAAAAQPANASTSESRILLKNQEISELNDRLEELQEEISKLKDTVDEKDEKIDELEQARSELEQDLDNAKGDESTIALTKELQDKVDDLESEVDNLQHENRQLLRQKESLEDDNEKLREELEADNTHDNKEIEEMKKELYKLRKENRDMQVDFSDLQRANQQLEAQVNDKNAKLDQALAEALSYKEDALRQTTRVQELQDLLQDQMSETGRAEEQAYGDVQLLKSELQSKSSIVKTLEIECEALQTELLNVKSQYSAASGELESVKILMNRTSVDSENYKKERDYFEQKLHETQSKMDRLSRQANESIMDKTHSEDMLELKNELRRKDQELDRKANLWRQDKMYLEEKVQNLERIKSTYEEQERNLLKDKSSSVQEAISLEKSKHEQNKKSLELEISQLKTTISNLNADIDQLRAQEKLHKTLQTELQEKEDDIMASQHQLIMMEDMKNETEEKLSRLRVAHTSLENTVTALREANETERQSRLKYETELREVQAELVKLTREKESMELAKEGVENKLELLEIKHEKLKARFDAVTETCSKLKTKLSDSRYDMSQSMIQQTASASSKYIQKCKDYAREIQRIRINEQTLEAQVERYKNHAIKLKERLNNVNSTRPAKSETHHQQELKGMLVQMQYLKQVATRESQYRSDLEFMKQFFMLQIASYQACNRADLAILQTMGIYPDYDRTAKKRPKLQSVAFVIIAAIRLKKRYEVRDSQLQKSNQLSVIRSEWRRNRRRSTQA; encoded by the coding sequence ATGTACTCCAAGAACTCTGCTGGAGCCGGTGGTGGGACTGCGAGCAGGAGcggaggtggaggtgcgACTGGCAGAAAGTTTTATTTCAAGGATATCGATGCTAGTTTGGACACGACTCCTTCGATTCCAAGGAGGACAGTTTTGAGCGGACTGGGCCAGACTGGTCATCCGAAGCTGCTGTCGACTCCTGGGTCTTCAGAATCGTCGAAACGGCAgtcggctgctgctactggtgcgACGGGCACAGGAAGAGAGTTTACTCCGTTGCTACGAACAGTTGCAAAACCTGAAAATGCCAAGATTCCTCAGGGGTTTGAGAGTTATCGAAAACCGGATCCGCTGCTGTTTGATGAGTACCAGGACACTGTGAGTTTAGAGAGTTTCGACAAGTCAGCCATGTACAGCTCgcgaaagaagaaacacGCAGGTGTAGAATCTTTATTACAGACTAATCGAGGAAAGGAAAATAAACTGCTGGGAGAGTCGTCTATTCCTCTGAAAGAGCAGGAGAAAGTCATTTATGAACAGAAAAATCTTATATTTGATTTACAGCTTCGAATCAACCTGTTGGAGCAGTGCACACCAGAAAACGTTCACGAGGTGGCTATGCAAAATGCCGATTTGAAACAGGAAATTATCAAGTACCGAACTGAACTGGAGTCGTTGAAACTGCGTTTGGAACAAATGGAGCGAgaaaaagctgctgctgccgctcAACCAGCAAATGCTTCAACGTCGGAATCACGAATCCTGCTGAAAAACCAGGAAATTTCCGAGTTGAACGATCGATTAGAAGAATTACAAGAAGAGATTAGTAAACTAAAGGATACTGTCGATGAAAAGGACGAGAAAATCGATGAGTTGGAACAGGCGAGAAGCGAATTGGAGCAGGATCTTGATAATGCCAAGGGTGACGAGTCGACTATTGCATTGACAAAAGAATTACAAGATAAAGTGGACGACCTAGAGAGTGAGGTTGATAATCTTCAGCATGAGAATCGACAATTGCTTCGCCAGAAAGAATCTCTAGAAGACGATAATGAAAAGCTGCGGGAGGAGCTCGAAGCAGACAATACTCATGACAACAAGGAGATCgaagaaatgaaaaaagaGCTGTATAAACTGCGAAAGGAGAATCGGGACATGCAAGTAGATTTCTCTGATTTACAACGAGCGAATCAACAGCTTGAAGCACAAGTCAATGACAAGAACGCCAAGTTAGACCAAGCCCTTGCTGAGGCACTCTCTTACAAAGAAGATGCGCTACGACAGACGACAAGAGTCCAAGAGCTACAAGATCTTCTGCAAGACCAAATGTCAGAGACCGGTCGTGCTGAAGAGCAAGCGTATGGCGATGTCCAACTTCTCAAGTCGGAATTACAGTCCAAATCGTCAATTGTAAAGACGCTCGAAATTGAGTGTGAGGCATTACAAACAGAGTTGCTAAATGTGAAGAGTCAGtattctgctgctagtggtgAGCTTGAATCTGTTAAGATACTCATGAACCGGACAAGTGTCGATTCTGAAAACtacaagaaagaaagagactATTTCGAACAGAAGCTTCATGAGACACAGTCCAAGATGGATCGTTTAAGCCGACAAGCAAATGAATCGATTATGGACAAGACTCATAGTGAGGACATGCTCGAGCTGAAAAACGAGCTGCGACGAAAGGACCAGGAACTCGACCGGAAAGCCAACCTATGGCGACAGGACAAGATGTACCTCGAGGAAAAAGTACAAAATCTCGAGAGGATAAAGTCCACTtatgaagaacaagaaagaaaCCTTCTCAAGGACAAGTCCAGCAGTGTTCAAGAAGCCATCTCGCTAGAAAAGTCTAAGCACGAACAGAACAAGAAGTCACTTGAACTGGAGATCAGTCAACTCAAAACCACAATCTCGAACTTGAACGCAGACATCGATCAACTTCGAGCTCAAGAAAAGCTCCACAAAACTCTACAAACTGAAttacaagaaaaagaagacgatATAATGGCATCACAACATCAGTTGATTATGATGGAAGATATGAAGAATGAGACGGAAGAGAAGCTGAGTCGACTACGGGTTGCTCATACAAGTCTAGAGAACACAGTTACTGCATTACGAGAGGCTAATGAGACCGAAAGACAGTCGCGTCTCAAGTATGAGACAGAGCTTCGAGAAGTGCAAGCTGAACTGGTTAAACTTACCCGGGAGAAGGAGTCTATGGAACTTGCTAAAGAGGGAGTTGAAAACAAGCTCGAACTGCTTGAGATTAAACACGAGAAACTCAAGGCACGTTTCGACGCAGTAACTGAAACATGTTCTAAATTGAAGACCAAGTTATCAGACAGTCGCTACGACATGTCACAAAGCATGATCCAACAGACGGCTTCAGCCAGTTCGAAGTATATCCAGAAATGCAAAGACTATGCTCGAGAGATTCAACGCATACGAATCAACGAGCAGACACTTGAGGCTCAAGTCGAGAGATATAAAAACCATGCTATCAAGCTGAAAGAGCGACTGAACAATGTGAACTCAACACGGCCAGCTAAATCGGAAACTCACCATCAGCAAGAACTCAAGGGTATGTTAGTACAAATGCAGTATCTCAAACAAGTGGCCACCAGGGAGTCACAGTACCGGTCAGATCTCGAGTTCATGAAACAGTTTTTCATGCTCCAAATCGCCAGCTATCAGGCATGCAATCGAGCCGACCTGGCAATTTTACAAACCATGGGCATCTACCCTGATTACGACCGGACGGCCAAAAAGCGGCCGAAACTGCAATCAGTTGCATTCGTAATCATCGCAGCCATTCGACTCAAGAAACGCTACGAAGTCCGGGACTCGCAGCTCCAGAAGTCCAATCAGCTGTCAGTCATCCGTAGCGAATGGCGACGAAACCGACGACGAAGCACCCAGGCCTGA